In Ptychodera flava strain L36383 chromosome 21, AS_Pfla_20210202, whole genome shotgun sequence, a genomic segment contains:
- the LOC139121538 gene encoding ATP-dependent DNA helicase RecQ-like codes for MDAIQSVQQKYDFPYELKPEQLAIIKNVINGHHTCGILPTGFGKSDCFVFPQLALDEIYPHKKPHIGLVVSPLRSLMINQTKRWSEHGIKTACILKMAEMTAAEIKDIMEGNCSLVFTSPEAICKEPWRSMLRNEHYKSRLAFLACDEAHCIVEWGDDFRPDYRQVSVLRSLITCPFMILTATATENMRVKILSNLLLADHDVKTIAIIPDRPNIFLHFKSESGMIFENELAWYLGHLRDKGENAKKAIIYCRTIKQVADVYEYFMAELGEKAWRGAARNVENRILDMFHSSLDENTQRRIVSIFPTNDSIIRCLVATVAFGMGVQVDDISIVIHWGASKSILSYWQEVGRCGRDGRNAEAFLYATKRSLVKKRVSDEVISFVTQLQTASDNCVRFNILKHLMVSGMESHRLDEIKNRRACEGILVGGSCTCAFSSCCSNCKRKCKN; via the exons ATGGATGCAATACAAAGCGTGCAGCAAAAGTATGATTTTCCATATGAACTAAAACCAGAACAACTGGCAATCATAAAGAATGTCATCAATGGACATCACACTTGTGGTATTCTACCAACGGGCTTTGGAAAAAGTGATTGCTTTGTGTTCCCACAGTTGGCATTAGATGAG ATTTATCCTCATAAAAAACCACATATAGGTTTGGTTGTGTCACCGTTGAGAAGTTTGATGATTAATCAGACAAAGAGGTGGTCTGAGCATGGTATAAAAACAGCTTGCATCCTGAAGATGGCAGAAATGACTGCTGCAGAAATAAAAG ACATCATGGAGGGAAACTGCTCGCTGGTTTTTACTTCTCCGGAAGCAATATGCAAAGAGCCATGGAGATCCATGCTACGAAATGAGCACTATAAGTCAAGACTGGCTTTCCTTGCTTGCGATGAGGCACACTGCATTGTAGAATG GGGAGATGATTTCAGACCAGACTACAGACAGGTGTCTGTTCTAAGAAGTTTGATAACCTGCCCTTTCATGATACTGACTGCAACTGCCACTGAAAACATGAGGgtgaaaattctttcaaatctttTGTTGGCTGATCATGATGTCAAGACCATTGCAATAATTCCGGACAG GCCAAATATTTTCCTACATTTTAAGAGTGAATCTGGtatgatatttgaaaatgaattagCCTGGTACTTGGGCCATCTCAGAGATAAAGGAGAAAATGCCAAAAAGGCCATAATATATTGCAG GACCATAAAACAAGTGGCAGATGTGTATGAATATTTCATGGCTGAATTGGGAGAGAAAGCTTGGAGAGGGGCAGCCAGAAATGTAGAGAATAGAATACTGGATATGTTTCATTCTTCTTTAGATGAAAACACACAACGCCGGATTGTCTCTATTTTCCCTACAAATGACAGTATCATAAGATGTTTGGTAGCAACGGTAGCTTTTGGCATGGGAGTGCAGGTAGATGACATCTCAATTGTTATTCACTGGGGTGCCAGCAAATCCATCTTATCATATTGGCAAGAGGTAGGACGGTGTGGGAGAGATGGCAGGAATGCAGAGGCTTTCTTATATGCAACAAAGAGAAGTCTAGTCAAGAAGCGTGTCAGTGATGAAGTCATCAGTTTTGTCACCCAACTACAAACTGCTTCAGATAATTGTGTACGTTTTAACATATTAAAACATTTGATGGTATCTGGTATGGAAAGTCATCGCTTGGatgaaattaaaaacagaagGGCATGTGAAGGTATTCTTGTTGGTGGTAGCTGTACCTGTGCATTTAGTTCATGCTGTAGCAATTGTAAAAggaaatgtaaaaattaa